In one window of Aminivibrio pyruvatiphilus DNA:
- a CDS encoding isochorismatase family protein, producing MIPFRLRRETACMVMVDVQDRLLPAISGAEEIRRNTVKLATAARVLSVPFVYTEQYPRGLGPTDGEILAALPEGAPRMEKNTFSCCDEAAFEELLQGTGRSVTVIFGIETHICILATVLDLLEKGRKVVLASDACGSRDPLKAERALSAMAAAGALVVPVESVIYHLMGRSGTPEFKELLPLFK from the coding sequence ATGATTCCTTTCAGACTGAGGCGGGAAACTGCCTGCATGGTGATGGTGGACGTCCAGGACCGGCTTCTGCCGGCCATTTCCGGAGCGGAGGAAATCCGCCGGAATACGGTGAAGCTGGCAACGGCGGCGAGAGTGCTCTCCGTTCCCTTTGTGTACACGGAACAGTACCCCAGGGGGCTTGGCCCCACCGACGGGGAAATTCTGGCGGCACTGCCGGAGGGTGCTCCCCGCATGGAAAAGAACACGTTTTCCTGCTGCGACGAAGCCGCTTTTGAAGAGCTCCTGCAGGGAACGGGCCGTTCCGTGACGGTGATCTTCGGCATCGAGACCCATATCTGCATCCTGGCCACCGTGCTCGACCTGCTTGAGAAGGGCCGGAAGGTGGTGCTCGCTTCGGATGCCTGCGGGAGCAGGGACCCCCTGAAGGCCGAGCGGGCCCTTTCGGCGATGGCGGCGGCCGGTGCGCTGGTGGTGCCCGTGGAGTCGGTGATCTACCACCTTATGGGCAGGTCGGGAACGCCTGAGTTCAAGGAGCTTCTCCCCCTCTTCAAGTAA